A section of the Streptomyces xinghaiensis S187 genome encodes:
- a CDS encoding acetaldehyde dehydrogenase ExaC, with protein sequence MTRYSAPGTDGAIVSYRPRYDHWIGGEYVSPKLGRYFENPSPVNGRPFTEVARGTAEDIEAALDAAHAAAPAWGRTAAAERATVLNRIADRMEAHLEELAVAESWENGKPVRETLAADIPLVIDHFRYFAGALRAQEGSLSELDDDTVAYHFHEPLGVVGQIIPWNFPILMAVWKLAPALAAGNAVVLKPAEQTPASIHVLMGLIADLLPPGVVNIVNGFGVEAGKPLASSARVAKIAFTGETTTGRLIMQYASENIKPVTLELGGKSPNIFFDDVSSANDDFFDKALEGFTMFALNQGEVCTCPSRALIQQGHYREFLDAAVARTEKIVPGHPLDTDTMIGAQASNDQLQKILSYLDIGRQEGAKVLTGGEQISAGGDMEGGYYVQPTIFEGGNHMRIFQEEIFGPVVSVTSFSDFDDAMKTANDTLYGLGAGVWTRDINTAYRAGRTIQAGRVWTNCYHAYPAHAAFGGYKQSGIGRENHRMMLEHYQQTKNLLVSYSPKKLGFF encoded by the coding sequence ATGACCCGCTACTCCGCGCCCGGAACCGACGGCGCGATCGTCTCCTACCGGCCCCGCTACGACCACTGGATCGGCGGGGAGTACGTCAGCCCGAAGCTCGGCCGGTACTTCGAGAACCCCAGCCCGGTGAACGGCCGCCCCTTCACCGAGGTCGCGCGGGGCACCGCCGAGGACATCGAAGCCGCCCTCGACGCGGCGCACGCGGCCGCCCCGGCCTGGGGCCGGACCGCCGCGGCCGAGCGCGCCACCGTCCTCAACCGGATCGCCGACCGGATGGAGGCCCATCTGGAGGAGCTGGCGGTCGCCGAGAGCTGGGAGAACGGCAAGCCGGTCCGCGAGACGCTCGCCGCCGACATCCCGCTGGTCATCGACCACTTCCGCTACTTCGCCGGTGCGCTGCGCGCCCAGGAGGGCAGCCTCAGCGAGCTGGACGACGACACCGTCGCGTACCACTTCCACGAGCCGCTGGGCGTGGTCGGCCAGATCATCCCGTGGAACTTCCCGATCCTGATGGCGGTCTGGAAGCTGGCGCCGGCGCTCGCCGCGGGCAACGCGGTCGTCCTGAAGCCCGCCGAGCAGACACCGGCGTCGATCCACGTCCTGATGGGCCTGATCGCCGACCTGCTCCCGCCGGGTGTGGTCAACATCGTCAACGGCTTCGGCGTGGAGGCGGGCAAGCCGCTGGCCTCCAGCGCGCGCGTCGCGAAGATCGCCTTCACCGGCGAGACCACGACGGGGCGGCTGATCATGCAGTACGCCAGCGAGAACATCAAACCGGTCACGCTCGAACTCGGCGGCAAGAGCCCGAACATCTTCTTCGACGACGTGTCGTCCGCGAACGACGACTTCTTCGACAAGGCGCTGGAAGGCTTCACGATGTTCGCCCTCAACCAGGGCGAGGTCTGCACCTGCCCCTCGCGGGCGCTGATCCAGCAGGGCCACTACCGGGAGTTCCTCGACGCGGCGGTGGCCCGCACGGAGAAGATCGTCCCGGGGCACCCCCTGGACACGGACACGATGATCGGCGCCCAGGCGTCCAACGACCAGCTCCAGAAGATCCTCTCCTATCTGGACATCGGCCGGCAGGAGGGCGCCAAGGTCCTCACCGGCGGCGAACAGATCTCCGCCGGCGGGGACATGGAGGGCGGCTACTACGTCCAGCCCACCATCTTCGAGGGCGGCAACCACATGCGGATCTTCCAGGAGGAGATCTTCGGACCGGTCGTCTCCGTCACCTCCTTCAGCGACTTCGACGACGCCATGAAGACCGCCAACGACACGCTCTACGGACTGGGCGCCGGCGTCTGGACCCGCGACATCAACACCGCGTACCGCGCGGGCCGCACCATCCAGGCCGGCCGTGTCTGGACCAACTGCTACCACGCCTACCCGGCGCACGCGGCCTTCGGCGGCTACAAGCAGTCGGGCATCGGCCGGGAGAACCACCGGATGATGCTGGAGCACTACCAGCAGACGAAGAACCTCCTGGTGTCGTACTCACCGAAGAAGCTCGGCTTCTTCTGA
- a CDS encoding IclR family transcriptional regulator domain-containing protein — MTGDDTTAAVTGTMPVTGPLERGLTVIRAMTASGSRRLRPSDLVHATGLARATVDRVVGTLLHLGLLRTTGRDIELSPRLMRFGNAYLASCGVADALQPFAELIADELDESVSVAVPDGDGVRFVAQVIRRRAMTPVFRIGDLLPADRCAAGMVTGPESPEWAVDDQRMEQGLIAVAVPVRDAEGRPACGISVVSNTGRHTAASLTATALPRLRALLPAMEAALSEARDRPPRPGAGTAPDTPLPDAKRELGAGFLQSLARGLDVLAALGAGPRGLTLSETAEAVGQPRATARRALLSLEHLGYVHSADRRFRLLPRVLELGYAPLSGLSFTEVVQPHLEDLAARVRESASVAVLDGQDIRYIARVPAYRIMSVNITIGTRFPATPTSMGRILLAGLPPEERAARLSAGTPPRFTGRTVTDPAELGRILDRVASEGYALVDEELEEGLRSLAVPVRGRDGRPVAALNVSTHTGRGTAEESRAALLPALRETAARISEDLATAFERRPLRLP, encoded by the coding sequence ATGACCGGCGACGACACCACCGCGGCGGTCACCGGCACCATGCCGGTGACCGGTCCGCTGGAACGCGGCCTCACCGTGATCCGCGCGATGACCGCGTCCGGCAGCCGGCGGCTGCGCCCCAGCGACCTCGTGCACGCCACCGGACTGGCCCGCGCCACCGTCGACCGGGTCGTGGGCACCCTCCTCCACCTCGGACTGCTCCGCACAACGGGCCGGGACATCGAGCTCTCGCCCCGGCTCATGCGGTTCGGCAACGCCTATCTGGCGAGCTGCGGCGTGGCCGACGCGCTCCAGCCGTTCGCCGAGCTGATCGCCGACGAGCTCGACGAGTCGGTGTCGGTCGCGGTGCCGGACGGCGACGGCGTCCGCTTCGTCGCGCAGGTGATCCGCCGCCGCGCCATGACCCCCGTCTTCCGCATCGGCGACCTGCTGCCCGCGGACCGCTGCGCGGCGGGCATGGTCACCGGCCCGGAGAGCCCCGAGTGGGCCGTGGACGACCAGCGGATGGAGCAGGGCCTGATCGCCGTGGCCGTGCCCGTACGGGACGCGGAGGGCCGGCCGGCCTGCGGCATCAGCGTGGTCAGCAACACCGGACGGCACACCGCCGCCTCCCTCACCGCCACCGCGCTCCCCCGGCTGCGCGCCCTGCTGCCCGCCATGGAGGCCGCCCTGTCCGAGGCCCGCGACCGCCCCCCGCGCCCCGGCGCCGGTACGGCCCCGGACACGCCCCTGCCCGACGCCAAACGGGAGCTCGGCGCGGGCTTCCTGCAGTCACTGGCCCGCGGCCTGGACGTCCTCGCCGCCCTGGGCGCCGGCCCGCGCGGACTCACCCTCTCCGAGACGGCCGAGGCCGTCGGCCAGCCCCGGGCCACCGCCCGCCGCGCCCTGCTCTCCCTCGAACACCTCGGCTACGTCCACTCCGCCGACCGGCGCTTCCGGCTGCTTCCCCGGGTGCTGGAGCTCGGCTACGCACCGCTGTCCGGGCTGAGCTTCACCGAGGTCGTGCAGCCCCATCTGGAGGACCTGGCCGCCCGTGTGCGCGAATCCGCCTCCGTGGCCGTCCTCGACGGACAGGACATCCGCTACATCGCCCGGGTCCCCGCCTACCGGATCATGAGCGTCAACATCACCATCGGCACCCGCTTCCCCGCGACCCCCACTTCCATGGGCCGGATCCTGCTGGCCGGCCTGCCCCCCGAGGAGCGCGCCGCGCGGCTCTCCGCCGGGACACCGCCGCGCTTCACCGGCCGGACCGTCACCGACCCCGCCGAACTCGGCCGCATCCTCGACCGGGTGGCCTCGGAGGGCTACGCCCTGGTCGACGAGGAACTGGAGGAGGGCCTCCGCTCCCTGGCCGTCCCGGTACGGGGCCGCGACGGCCGGCCCGTGGCGGCGCTCAACGTCTCCACCCACACCGGCCGCGGCACGGCCGAGGAGTCCCGGGCCGCGCTGCTGCCCGCCCTGCGCGAGACGGCCGCCCGCATCAGCGAGGACCTGGCCACCGCCTTCGAACGCCGCCCACTCCGCCTGCCCTGA
- a CDS encoding PIG-L deacetylase family protein, with protein MTEEPETAEQLAAFPESWERCLAVVAHPDDLEYGAAAAIAGWVDRGAEVSYLLVTRGEAGIDGMAPADCAPLREREQRESAAVVGVSSVEFLDGYPDGVIEYGTALRRDIAAAIRRHRPELVLTLNHRETFGGTFWNTPDHRAVGLATLDAVGDAGNRWIFPELTERGLQPWDGVRWVAVAASPRPTHAVDVTDGLEKGVRSLLAHRAYIEGLTDEDPESYARAFLTGNAEAASLRFGGRPAAVFEVFPR; from the coding sequence ATGACGGAAGAACCGGAGACGGCGGAGCAGCTCGCGGCCTTCCCGGAGTCCTGGGAACGCTGCCTGGCGGTCGTCGCCCACCCGGACGATCTCGAATACGGGGCCGCCGCGGCCATCGCGGGCTGGGTCGACCGGGGCGCGGAGGTGTCGTACCTGCTGGTCACCCGTGGCGAGGCGGGCATCGACGGGATGGCACCCGCGGACTGCGCGCCGCTGCGCGAGCGGGAGCAGCGGGAGAGCGCGGCCGTGGTCGGGGTGTCGTCGGTGGAGTTCCTCGACGGCTACCCGGACGGGGTGATCGAGTACGGCACGGCGCTGCGCCGGGACATCGCGGCCGCGATCCGGCGGCACCGGCCGGAGCTGGTGCTCACCCTCAACCACCGCGAGACCTTCGGCGGCACCTTCTGGAATACCCCGGACCACCGGGCGGTCGGGCTGGCCACCCTGGACGCGGTGGGCGACGCCGGCAACCGCTGGATCTTCCCCGAACTGACCGAGCGGGGGCTCCAGCCCTGGGACGGGGTGCGCTGGGTCGCCGTCGCCGCCTCCCCGCGGCCGACCCACGCGGTCGACGTGACCGACGGGCTGGAGAAGGGCGTGCGGTCCCTGCTGGCGCACCGGGCCTATATCGAGGGACTGACGGACGAGGATCCGGAAAGCTACGCCCGCGCCTTTCTGACCGGCAACGCCGAGGCCGCTTCCCTCCGCTTCGGCGGCCGCCCGGCCGCGGTCTTCGAGGTTTTCCCCCGCTGA
- a CDS encoding GAF domain-containing protein, whose translation MVNPWVALEPGADPAQRAGAIRRAHDAFTTGQAGTPGSGGRPDPTGSSVRSVVADSWRRSARARVSPDGTAPVELSDDDLDAYRAEHPLARVMPLFRDLMGTFAMDGEHLLAVCDAQGRLLWVEGHTAARRRADRMNFVPGAAWSESAVGTNAPGTAVAVDRPVQVFAAEHFNRTVHTWTCAAAPVHDPHSGRLLGAVDITGGNRLAHPHSLAFVQAVARAAESQLALLGPPPAASRTAPAVELRALGLDEAVLTAGGRTLRLSRRHSELVVLLACHPEGMTGDELLVALYEDEHTTPVTLRAELSRLRRALGDGLLHSRPYRLTAPVTADFDTVLRHLAGGSPAAAVTAYRGPLLPSSRAPAVLRLRDRVDGQLRAALLARRDPELLSTWTGSPWGAEDLEAWAALAAVLPQGSPRAPLVLQRVRELDAEQSGFPVR comes from the coding sequence GTGGTCAATCCTTGGGTCGCTCTCGAACCGGGCGCCGATCCCGCACAGCGGGCCGGCGCGATCCGCCGCGCGCACGACGCCTTCACCACCGGGCAGGCCGGGACCCCCGGCAGCGGCGGCCGTCCGGACCCGACCGGATCGTCCGTCCGCTCGGTCGTCGCCGACTCCTGGCGGCGTTCCGCACGGGCCCGCGTCAGCCCGGACGGCACCGCGCCGGTCGAACTGTCCGACGACGACCTCGACGCCTACCGCGCCGAGCACCCGCTGGCCCGTGTCATGCCGCTGTTCCGCGATCTGATGGGCACCTTCGCCATGGACGGGGAACACCTGCTCGCCGTCTGCGACGCACAGGGCAGGCTGCTGTGGGTCGAGGGCCACACGGCCGCCCGCCGCCGCGCGGACCGGATGAACTTCGTGCCCGGCGCGGCCTGGTCCGAGTCGGCCGTGGGGACCAACGCTCCCGGTACGGCCGTCGCCGTCGACCGCCCCGTACAGGTGTTCGCGGCCGAGCACTTCAACCGCACCGTGCACACCTGGACCTGCGCCGCCGCCCCCGTACACGATCCGCACAGCGGGCGCCTGCTCGGCGCGGTCGACATCACCGGCGGCAACCGGCTCGCCCACCCGCACAGCCTCGCCTTCGTCCAGGCCGTCGCGCGGGCCGCCGAGTCGCAGCTCGCCCTGCTGGGCCCGCCACCGGCCGCGTCCCGGACCGCCCCCGCCGTGGAACTCCGCGCCCTGGGCCTGGACGAGGCCGTGCTGACCGCAGGCGGCCGCACCCTCCGGCTCAGCCGCCGCCACAGCGAACTGGTGGTGCTGCTCGCCTGCCACCCCGAGGGCATGACCGGCGACGAGCTGCTCGTCGCCCTCTACGAGGACGAGCACACCACCCCGGTCACCCTGCGCGCCGAACTGTCCCGGCTGCGCCGCGCCCTCGGCGACGGACTCCTCCACTCCCGCCCGTACCGCCTGACGGCACCCGTGACGGCCGACTTCGACACGGTGCTGCGCCACCTCGCGGGCGGGTCGCCCGCGGCGGCCGTCACCGCGTACCGCGGCCCGCTGCTCCCCTCGTCCCGGGCCCCGGCCGTGCTCCGGCTGCGCGACCGCGTCGACGGGCAGCTGCGCGCGGCCCTGCTGGCCCGCCGCGACCCGGAGCTGCTGAGTACGTGGACGGGCAGCCCGTGGGGCGCGGAGGACCTGGAGGCGTGGGCGGCGCTCGCGGCCGTCCTCCCCCAGGGTTCGCCGCGCGCCCCGCTCGTCCTGCAGCGCGTCCGCGAACTGGACGCCGAGCAGAGCGGTTTCCCCGTCCGCTGA
- a CDS encoding CoA transferase subunit A, with protein sequence MAEIRTLHDAVAELIHDGDTVAMEGFTHLIPFAAAHEVIRQGITDLTLVRMTPDVVYDQLIGAGLVRKLVFSWGGNPGVGSLHRFRDAVENGWPRPLELDEHSHAGMANRYVAGASGLPFAVLRGYRGSDLATRTDTVSTVTCPFTGEELAAVRALNPDVTVIHAQQADRAGNVQLWGLTGVQKEAALAARRVLVTVEEIVETLEPRPRGIVLPGWVVTAVAHVPGGAHPSYAAGYSVRDNDAYAAWDPVSRDRDAFLAWMKDHVYDRSEPR encoded by the coding sequence ATGGCAGAAATCCGCACCCTGCACGACGCCGTCGCAGAGCTCATCCACGACGGTGACACCGTGGCGATGGAGGGGTTCACGCATCTGATCCCGTTCGCCGCCGCGCACGAGGTCATCCGGCAGGGCATCACCGACCTCACGCTGGTCCGGATGACACCGGACGTCGTCTACGACCAGCTCATCGGTGCGGGACTGGTGAGGAAGCTCGTCTTCTCCTGGGGAGGCAACCCCGGCGTCGGCTCCCTGCACCGCTTCCGCGACGCCGTCGAGAACGGCTGGCCGCGCCCCCTCGAACTGGACGAGCACAGCCACGCCGGCATGGCCAACCGCTATGTCGCCGGCGCATCCGGACTGCCCTTCGCCGTGCTGCGCGGCTACCGGGGCAGCGACCTGGCCACCCGCACGGACACGGTCTCCACCGTCACCTGCCCCTTCACCGGCGAGGAACTGGCCGCCGTACGGGCCCTCAACCCCGATGTCACCGTCATCCACGCCCAGCAGGCCGACCGCGCCGGCAACGTCCAGCTCTGGGGCCTGACGGGCGTGCAGAAGGAAGCCGCGCTCGCCGCGCGGCGGGTGCTGGTGACCGTCGAGGAGATCGTGGAGACGCTGGAGCCCCGGCCCCGCGGCATCGTCCTGCCCGGCTGGGTCGTCACGGCCGTCGCCCACGTCCCCGGCGGCGCCCACCCCTCGTATGCCGCCGGCTACTCCGTCCGGGACAACGACGCCTACGCGGCCTGGGACCCGGTCTCCCGGGACCGCGACGCCTTCCTGGCCTGGATGAAGGACCACGTGTACGACAGGAGCGAGCCGCGATGA